Genomic segment of Iocasia fonsfrigidae:
GACTGTAAATGGGACTTCAAAATATATTTAGCAATTATACTTATGTTTTTATCTTAATTATGGTCAGGTATATTGGTATGTTTTTATCTGCCCCTATTCTAGGAAGTAGGGTAATTCCACGGCGGGTAAGGGTTGGCTTTGTGTTTTTTCTGGCCCTCATTACTATGCCGCTATTGATGGATTCACAGGCAGTTGCCATACCTGACTTTCCATTACTTATTGTCCTGACTGTAATACGTGAGTTAGCAGTTGGTCTAAGTATTGGTTTTATTTCCTTTCTGGTATTTGCAGCTATTCAGCTAGCCGGACAGTTTATTGACCTGAGAATGGGTTTTGCTATGGCTAAGGTTGTGGATCCTATTAATGGCTCTTCTGATGCACCAATTATTGGTCAGTTTAAAAATACCCTGGCTATCTTAATGTTTCTAGCTATTAATGGGCATCATATCTTAATCAGGGCTGTTTATCATTCATATAATATTATCCCACTGGGGGAGGCAGTTTTTACTGCTTCTAGCTTAAAGTATATTTTCTCTGTTTCTGCTGAGATTTTTCAGTTGGCTATTATGATTGCTTTACCTGTTATGGGGACAATTTTTGCAGCAGATATTATTTTTGGTTTTTTAGCCAGGTCGATGCCTCAGATGAATATCTTTATCATTGGACTGCCGATGAAGATCATTATTGGTTTTATAGTTTTAATCCTATCGATTCACTACTCCCTGTACTATATTGAGGACTTATTTTATAATATGTATCAACAATTATTTGAACTTATAAAATTACTGGGTTAAGGTAAAGGGGGGAGAATAATGGCCAAAGACAGTTCAACAGGTGAAAAGACGGAGGCCCCAACGCCGAAGAAACT
This window contains:
- the fliR gene encoding flagellar biosynthetic protein FliR; the encoded protein is MGLQNIFSNYTYVFILIMVRYIGMFLSAPILGSRVIPRRVRVGFVFFLALITMPLLMDSQAVAIPDFPLLIVLTVIRELAVGLSIGFISFLVFAAIQLAGQFIDLRMGFAMAKVVDPINGSSDAPIIGQFKNTLAILMFLAINGHHILIRAVYHSYNIIPLGEAVFTASSLKYIFSVSAEIFQLAIMIALPVMGTIFAADIIFGFLARSMPQMNIFIIGLPMKIIIGFIVLILSIHYSLYYIEDLFYNMYQQLFELIKLLG